The Pyxidicoccus sp. MSG2 DNA segment CTGGACGAGCGCTACACGCTGGGCGTGGACTGGCTCTTCTCCGAAGGGGCCTTCCGGAGCGGGAAGGCCACGTACACGCTCAACGCGGAGGTGATTCCGGGCCTGCGGCTGGGCGCGGGCGTGTCGCACGGCTTCGTCAGCGGCGTGCCGCTGGCGCTCCAGGTGGCGGCCACGGTGGACACGTCCGGCATCGGCCTCACGTATGCGGCGGGCGGCACGGAGGACGGGACGGACCACGTGGTGGCGCTGCGCCTGTCCAGCGAGAGCTACCGCTCGCTGCGTCCGCACGGCGGCGTGGTGGCGATGGTGGACGTCAACGACATGCTGGCCGGCGGCACCAACCCGCTGCTCGCGCTGATGGGGGCGCGTGCCACGGACCCGTACCTGCAACTGTCGCGGTGGTTGGACCTGGCGGCGAAGGACGAGCGGCTGACCGGCGTGGTGCTGAAGATGGAGGGCCTGCCCGGCGTCAACTGGGGCAAGGCGGAGGAATTGCGTCAGGCGGTGCTGCGGCTGCGCGCGTCGGGCAAGCGGGTGATGGCGGTGCTGTTGTCGGCGGACGACGAGGGCTACTTCGTGGCCTCCGCGGCGGACCGCGTCTACGCGGTGCCGGAGGCGATGCTGCCCATCAACGGCCTGGTGGCGCACCTCAACACCATCGGCGGGACGTTCCAGAAGGTGGGCGTGCACTGGGACGTGGCGCGCGTGGGCAGGTACAAGTCGGCCACGGAACAGCTCGCCAACACCGAGCCCAGCGCGGAGTGGCGCGAGCAGGTGAACGCGTACCTGGATACGCAGGCGGCCTGGTACGAGAAGGGCGTGGCGGAGTCGCGCAAGCAGCCGCCCGAGCGACTGCGGGAGCTGTGGGCCACGGGGCTCGCCACGGCGAAGAAGGCCCACGAACTGGGCTTCCTCGACGGCGTCATCCTCCCCACCGATCTGGACGCGAAGGTGAAGGAACTGGTGCCGGGCGGCCGCTTCAGCACCACCTACGCGCCCAGGGACGAGCGCGAGGGACGCTGGGGCCAACGGCGCCGCATCGCCGTGGTGCCGGTGCTGGGCACCATCTCCGGAGGCCGCAGCCGCGAGGACCCGCTGGGCTACAGCCAGATTGCCGGCGCGGAGACTGTCATCCGCGCGCTGGAGCGCGCGCAGGTGGACGCGTCCGTGGTGGCCATCGTCGTGCGCGTGGACTCGGGAGGCGGGGACGTGCTGGCCTCGCACCTGATGTACCAGGCGGTGATGGAGGCGGCGAAGCACAAGCCCGTCATCGCCTCCATGGGTGACCTCGCCGCGTCCGGCGGCTACTACACGGCGATGGGCGCCACCGAGGTGCTCGCCCTCGCCCCCACGATTACCGGCAGCATCGGCGTCTACTACGTCAAGCCCGCCCTCCAGGGGCTGCTGGGCGGGGTGCTCGGCGTCAGCCAGGAGAGCGTCACCCGCGCCCCGCTCGCGGACATGTTCGACACGTGGAAGCCGTGGACGCCGGAGGAGCAGACGGCGGCGCAGGCGTGGGTGGATGCCTCGTACGACATCTTCATCACCGAGGTGGCCGCGCGGCGGAAGCTGGACAAGGCGAAGGTGGACGAGCTCGCGCGGGGCCGCGTCTGGAGCGGCCAGGATGCGCTGGCGCGCGGGCTGGTGGACCGGCTGGGCGGCCTGCCCGAGGCGGTGGACTCCGCGCGGAAGCGGGCCGGTGTGCCCGCGGACGAGGACCTGGACGTGGTCGTCATGGGCGAGGCGCGGGGCTTCTTCTCCGGGCTGGGCGGGGAGCCGGGCGTGCGGGCGGCGCTCGCCCTCCTGCCCGAGCCGCCTCCCGCCATTCCCGAGCCCCTCCGGACGCTGGCGCGCTCCGCGGGGCTCAACCTGGAGCTGCTCCAGCCAGGGATGAAGGCGATGATGCCCTTCACCCTCACGGTGGAATGAGGTCGGCCGTCCAACATCGGAGTGAAGCGGAGTGAAAAAAGCGGCGGCGCCGCCCCCGGCCTCTGTTAGTGTTACCCATGCACCCCGGACGGCCTCGGGCCGCCAGGGTGCTTCAGGGACCGGCGGTTCGGCCTGCTCGTCTCAAGGCCCCGCGTCCGGCTCCCTGTCCCACAGCCTGAGTCACCCTGCGTCTCCGCCTCCTCCGGGATGGCCTGCATGGGACGCGCGCCGTCTGGAAACCCCATGAGCGAAAACCCCGATAACAGCGACCCCCGTGATGCCTCCCCGATGCCCGTGGCCGCCCGCCCGGCACCTCCGCCCGAAGCGGATGACGACGGCGGCGACGAGGGGGACGACGAGGGTCCCGACGACGGCGACGCCGCGAGCGCGGGTGGCCCGTCCCAGGGAGGCGCCCCCGGGCAGCCCGGCCAGGCAGGCGGCCGCCGCCGCCGCCGTCGCCGCCGCCGTCGTGGCGCGCAGGTCCTCTTCACCCCAGACGGTCAGGCCTACCGGATGCAGCCCGGCGCGGACGGGCAGCAGGTCCAGGTCTTCCTGACGCCGCAGGAGCTGGAGCAGTACCGCCAGCGCCAGGCACAGCAGCAACAGCCGCAGGGCCCCGGCCAGGGCGGCCCCCAGCCCCAGCAGCAGCACCACCACCCGCAGCGGCAGCAGCACGGCGGCGGGCACCCGCGTGAGGTCGCGCAGCAGCCCAACCTGGCGCCGGTGGAGGGCGTGCTGGACACGGAGGCCAAGGGCCCCAACGCCTTCCTGCGGCAGCTCAAGCGCAACCTGCTGGCGGCGCCGGATGACCCGGAGCTGCCGAAGAACCTGGTGCAGAAGCTGAAGCTGCGCAATGGCCAGTACCTCACGGCCTTCGCGCAGATGCGCGGCAACAAGGGCGTCATCCAGAAGGTGGACACGGTGGACGGGCTGCCGCTGGAAGGCGTCCCGCGGCTGCCACACTTCGCGGACCTGACGTCGGTGGACCCCACCGAGCGGCTCAAGCTGGAGAACGGCCACAAGGAGCTGGTGACGCGGGTGCTGGACCTGATTGCCCCCATCGGCAAGGGTCAGCGCGCGCTCATCGTCGCCCCGCCGAAGACGGGCAAGACCATCATGCTCCAGCGCATCGCCCAGGCGGTGCTCGCCAACCACCCCGAGTGTCACGTCATGGTGGT contains these protein-coding regions:
- the sppA gene encoding signal peptide peptidase SppA; translated protein: MRLLALLLLPGLAAAQTGAIDSAPLPSRGVTLPPTGAALVDEATALSLNPAGLGFVGGSQLFYLHERNLVQDGVGDGVFLASRFLGLGAGLSMEWVRGHAEPDYRKTSLGLSVGTRTLQLGGSWHAFSSDDGDLDDLSGFDLGLTARPSRALSLAAVVRDINAPEEGRYELKRQYNLGLGVRPLDERYTLGVDWLFSEGAFRSGKATYTLNAEVIPGLRLGAGVSHGFVSGVPLALQVAATVDTSGIGLTYAAGGTEDGTDHVVALRLSSESYRSLRPHGGVVAMVDVNDMLAGGTNPLLALMGARATDPYLQLSRWLDLAAKDERLTGVVLKMEGLPGVNWGKAEELRQAVLRLRASGKRVMAVLLSADDEGYFVASAADRVYAVPEAMLPINGLVAHLNTIGGTFQKVGVHWDVARVGRYKSATEQLANTEPSAEWREQVNAYLDTQAAWYEKGVAESRKQPPERLRELWATGLATAKKAHELGFLDGVILPTDLDAKVKELVPGGRFSTTYAPRDEREGRWGQRRRIAVVPVLGTISGGRSREDPLGYSQIAGAETVIRALERAQVDASVVAIVVRVDSGGGDVLASHLMYQAVMEAAKHKPVIASMGDLAASGGYYTAMGATEVLALAPTITGSIGVYYVKPALQGLLGGVLGVSQESVTRAPLADMFDTWKPWTPEEQTAAQAWVDASYDIFITEVAARRKLDKAKVDELARGRVWSGQDALARGLVDRLGGLPEAVDSARKRAGVPADEDLDVVVMGEARGFFSGLGGEPGVRAALALLPEPPPAIPEPLRTLARSAGLNLELLQPGMKAMMPFTLTVE
- the rho gene encoding transcription termination factor Rho, coding for MSENPDNSDPRDASPMPVAARPAPPPEADDDGGDEGDDEGPDDGDAASAGGPSQGGAPGQPGQAGGRRRRRRRRRRGAQVLFTPDGQAYRMQPGADGQQVQVFLTPQELEQYRQRQAQQQQPQGPGQGGPQPQQQHHHPQRQQHGGGHPREVAQQPNLAPVEGVLDTEAKGPNAFLRQLKRNLLAAPDDPELPKNLVQKLKLRNGQYLTAFAQMRGNKGVIQKVDTVDGLPLEGVPRLPHFADLTSVDPTERLKLENGHKELVTRVLDLIAPIGKGQRALIVAPPKTGKTIMLQRIAQAVLANHPECHVMVVLIDERPEEVTDMRRGIKAEVLASSSDRPTVDHLKVAELALERARRLVETGKDVVILLDSITRLARAFNKEIDNSGRTMSGGVDSRALERPKRIFGAARATEEAGSLTIIGTALIDTGSRMDEVIFEEFKGTGNSEVTLDRLLAEKRVFPAVNIAQSGTRKEEKLFTLREYEKVKKLRQMLHSVKPVEAMEALVKRLSRYTYNDEFLDEL